A genomic region of Caulobacter vibrioides contains the following coding sequences:
- a CDS encoding SDR family NAD(P)-dependent oxidoreductase, whose amino-acid sequence MIDDTDFTGRRVLVVGGSSGIGNGIAHAFKARGADVAVWGTRASAGDYDPAEGSDLTGLAYAQVDVGDPDAIAAAPAPFDTLDVLVLCQGTVVYKRGEFERPGWDRVMAVNLDSLMHCARRFKPALTASQGSVIFVSSISGLSANIGNPAYAASKAGAISLTKTLGQAWAPEGVRVNGLAPGLVETKLTKVTTQSPERLAGALAAIPQRRMGTPADMAGAALFLASPLASYVTGHTLVVDGGLSL is encoded by the coding sequence ATGATCGACGACACCGATTTCACCGGCAGACGGGTGCTGGTCGTCGGCGGGTCCAGCGGGATCGGCAACGGGATCGCGCACGCGTTCAAGGCGCGCGGCGCGGACGTCGCCGTCTGGGGCACGCGGGCCAGCGCCGGGGACTATGATCCGGCGGAAGGCTCTGACCTGACCGGCCTTGCCTACGCTCAGGTCGATGTCGGCGATCCCGACGCCATCGCGGCCGCCCCCGCGCCGTTCGACACCCTGGACGTGCTGGTGCTGTGCCAGGGCACGGTCGTCTACAAGCGCGGCGAGTTCGAGCGGCCCGGCTGGGACCGGGTGATGGCGGTCAATCTCGACAGCCTGATGCACTGCGCCCGCCGCTTCAAACCCGCGCTCACGGCCAGCCAGGGCAGCGTCATCTTCGTCAGCTCGATCTCGGGGCTCTCGGCCAATATCGGCAACCCGGCCTATGCGGCGTCCAAGGCCGGGGCGATCAGCCTGACCAAGACCCTGGGCCAGGCCTGGGCGCCCGAGGGGGTGCGGGTCAACGGGCTGGCGCCGGGCCTCGTCGAGACAAAGCTGACCAAGGTCACCACGCAGAGCCCCGAGCGCCTGGCCGGGGCCCTGGCCGCCATCCCGCAGCGCCGGATGGGCACGCCCGCCGACATGGCCGGCGCGGCGCTGTTCCTGGCCTCGCCGCTGGCGTCCTACGTCACCGGCCACACCCTGGTGGTCGACGGCGGCCTGTCGCTTTGA
- a CDS encoding acyl carrier protein, with protein sequence MSNTLGLDDDLDPVEAVVSLERAFGLRISDTEGAACRTVGDIYDLLQSRFAGKIGEPGACMTSMTFYRLRRSLRVMRPEGDWRPDTVLKAYVGWNARAFLATLGRASDLRMPEPNGRWVGGVGSILVLLAIIGVAIAGIKGAPILGLTSVAMLVVGAVLLRIDPGALPEDCTTLGGLAVKVGALNYGTLADAGGAVRPNDLWGAMVEVLSAQSDLPASEIRRDTLILQSALARV encoded by the coding sequence ATGTCGAACACGCTAGGTCTGGATGACGATCTCGATCCCGTTGAGGCGGTGGTGAGTCTTGAGAGGGCCTTCGGGCTTAGGATCAGCGACACAGAGGGGGCGGCTTGTCGCACCGTCGGCGACATCTACGACCTTCTCCAGTCGCGGTTCGCCGGAAAGATAGGCGAGCCGGGAGCGTGCATGACCTCCATGACCTTCTACCGTCTTCGCCGATCGCTACGCGTTATGCGCCCAGAGGGAGATTGGCGGCCGGACACCGTATTGAAGGCCTATGTCGGCTGGAATGCTCGAGCCTTCTTGGCGACACTTGGACGTGCCAGTGATCTCCGGATGCCTGAGCCTAACGGGCGTTGGGTGGGCGGCGTTGGGTCTATCCTGGTGCTTCTGGCGATCATTGGCGTCGCGATCGCGGGGATCAAAGGCGCGCCGATACTCGGTCTGACTTCGGTCGCCATGCTCGTCGTTGGCGCCGTGCTCCTTCGCATCGATCCGGGCGCACTACCCGAGGATTGCACCACGCTCGGCGGCCTCGCCGTCAAAGTCGGCGCACTCAATTACGGAACTCTCGCGGACGCGGGTGGCGCGGTGCGTCCTAACGATCTCTGGGGCGCTATGGTCGAGGTGCTGTCGGCGCAGAGCGATCTTCCCGCGTCGGAGATCCGCCGGGATACGCTGATCCTTCAGAGTGCGCTTGCTCGTGTTTGA
- the carA gene encoding glutamine-hydrolyzing carbamoyl-phosphate synthase small subunit, with product MSQDLLPGVTGVLALADGTILQGLGCGAVGDAVGEVCFNTAMTGYQEILTDPSYMAQIVAFTFPHVGNVGVNSEDVEQITGVAETAARGALFRDVPTQQANWRAGGDFDAWMKTRGVIGLAGIDTRALTRKIRETGMPHGVIAHSPEGKFDLAALVAKAKAWAGLEGLDLAKDASTTQTFTWDEGLWSWPEGYAKLDKPKYEVVVIDYGVKRNILRALAHVGARATVVPASTSAEDILARNPDGVLLSNGPGDPAATGEYAVPVIQTLVASGKPVFGICLGHQMLALALGAKTVKMDQGHHGANHPVKDLTTGKVEIVSMNHGFTVDSSSLPAPVQETHVSLFDGTNAGIALDGKPVFSVQHHPEASPGPTDSLYLFERFAGLMDAAK from the coding sequence ATGTCCCAAGACCTTCTCCCCGGCGTGACTGGCGTTCTGGCCCTGGCCGACGGCACGATCCTGCAAGGCTTGGGCTGCGGCGCGGTCGGCGACGCGGTCGGCGAGGTGTGCTTCAACACCGCCATGACCGGCTATCAGGAGATCCTGACCGACCCGTCCTACATGGCCCAGATCGTGGCCTTCACCTTCCCGCATGTCGGCAATGTCGGGGTGAACAGCGAAGACGTCGAGCAGATCACCGGCGTGGCCGAGACGGCCGCCCGCGGCGCCCTGTTCCGTGATGTCCCCACCCAGCAGGCCAACTGGCGCGCCGGCGGCGACTTCGACGCCTGGATGAAGACGCGCGGCGTCATCGGCCTGGCCGGGATCGACACCCGCGCCCTGACCCGCAAGATCCGCGAGACCGGCATGCCGCACGGCGTCATCGCCCATTCGCCCGAGGGTAAGTTCGACCTCGCCGCCCTGGTCGCCAAGGCCAAGGCCTGGGCCGGCCTCGAGGGCCTGGATCTCGCCAAGGACGCCTCGACCACCCAGACCTTCACCTGGGACGAGGGCCTGTGGTCGTGGCCGGAAGGCTACGCCAAGCTCGACAAGCCCAAGTACGAGGTCGTGGTCATCGACTATGGCGTCAAGCGCAACATCCTGCGCGCCCTGGCCCATGTCGGCGCCCGCGCCACGGTGGTGCCGGCCTCGACCAGCGCCGAGGACATCCTGGCCCGCAACCCCGACGGCGTGCTGCTGAGCAACGGCCCGGGCGACCCGGCCGCCACGGGGGAGTATGCGGTTCCGGTCATTCAGACGCTGGTCGCCAGCGGCAAGCCGGTGTTCGGCATTTGCCTGGGCCACCAGATGCTGGCCCTGGCCCTCGGCGCCAAGACCGTGAAGATGGACCAGGGCCACCATGGCGCCAACCACCCGGTCAAGGACCTGACCACCGGCAAGGTCGAGATCGTCTCGATGAACCACGGCTTCACCGTGGACTCGTCCTCGCTGCCCGCCCCGGTGCAAGAGACCCACGTCTCGCTGTTCGACGGCACCAACGCCGGCATCGCCCTGGACGGCAAGCCGGTGTTCAGCGTGCAGCACCACCCCGAAGCCTCGCCCGGCCCGACGGACAGCCTCTACCTGTTCGAGCGGTTCGCCGGCCTGATGGACGCGGCGAAGTAA
- a CDS encoding BatA domain-containing protein, with the protein MIPALLLPAALAALLAVAVPLAIHIARRTETKTIDFAALRWLNPNPKPVQRLQLDERLLLAVRLALIVAIALALARPVLRPSGDERPVVAIAPGIDAAQLAERGERRVWLAPDFPSADRAAPPATADLASLIRQLDAETPAPTPLTLVVPQTFDADSARLVLSRKVVWQTAPAAATRGPKPERTPPSLVVRYAAERAEAVQYFRAAAGAYAGPDQAPAFDAAPVDQPPPAKAKTLIWLSGAPLSDGALAWIERGGVVLLAHDAPSPVEGRKTVVWRDTLAEPLVVEGRFGQGRVLHLTRPLEPKALPALVEPDFPDRLWTLLDPPPAPARVAAQDYAPMVGAAGPALALNPHPIDLRPWLAVLIAALFAAERWLATRRKRAVLA; encoded by the coding sequence TGCCCGCCGCGCTCGCCGCCCTGCTGGCCGTCGCGGTTCCGCTGGCGATCCACATCGCCCGCCGCACCGAGACCAAGACCATCGATTTTGCCGCCCTGCGCTGGCTGAACCCCAACCCCAAGCCCGTCCAGCGCCTGCAGTTGGACGAGCGCCTGCTGCTGGCGGTGCGGCTCGCGCTGATCGTGGCGATCGCGCTCGCCCTGGCGCGCCCTGTGCTGCGGCCGAGCGGCGATGAGCGTCCCGTGGTCGCCATCGCCCCGGGGATCGACGCCGCCCAGCTTGCGGAGCGGGGCGAGCGCCGCGTCTGGCTGGCCCCGGACTTCCCCAGCGCCGACCGCGCCGCGCCGCCGGCCACCGCCGACCTCGCCAGCCTGATCCGCCAGCTCGACGCCGAGACCCCGGCGCCAACCCCGCTGACCCTGGTCGTGCCGCAGACCTTCGACGCCGACAGCGCGCGGCTGGTTCTGTCGCGCAAGGTCGTCTGGCAAACCGCCCCGGCCGCCGCGACGCGTGGCCCCAAGCCCGAGCGAACGCCGCCGAGCCTGGTGGTCCGCTACGCTGCTGAGCGGGCCGAGGCGGTCCAGTATTTCCGCGCGGCGGCGGGCGCCTATGCCGGGCCTGACCAAGCCCCCGCCTTCGACGCCGCGCCCGTCGACCAGCCCCCGCCCGCTAAGGCCAAGACCCTGATCTGGCTGTCGGGCGCCCCGCTGTCGGATGGCGCCTTGGCCTGGATCGAGCGCGGCGGCGTCGTGCTGCTGGCCCACGACGCGCCCTCGCCCGTCGAGGGGCGCAAGACCGTCGTCTGGCGCGACACGCTGGCTGAGCCGCTCGTGGTCGAGGGTCGCTTTGGCCAGGGCCGCGTCCTGCATCTGACCCGCCCGCTGGAGCCCAAGGCGCTTCCGGCCCTGGTCGAGCCCGACTTCCCCGACCGCCTGTGGACCCTGCTGGACCCGCCGCCCGCCCCGGCCCGCGTCGCCGCGCAGGACTATGCGCCGATGGTCGGCGCGGCGGGCCCGGCGCTGGCCTTGAATCCGCATCCGATCGACCTGCGCCCGTGGCTGGCGGTGCTGATCGCGGCGCTGTTCGCCGCCGAGCGCTGGCTGGCCACGCGCCGCAAACGCGCGGTGCTCGCATGA
- a CDS encoding alcohol dehydrogenase family protein — MKALRYHGARDVRYESMDDPTPQSDRDAIVQVTACSICGSDLHIYHGHGFSEDLGFCVGHEAVGEVVEVGRGVQRLKVGDKVMLPAAVGCGRCRSCLSGVIQTCENGQGACYGLSARLQGSQAEAVRVPAADMNAVPVPDGVSMDQALMMTDALATAWFGARNAEVRPGASVAVIGLGPIGLMAVESAYVMGAHVVYAVDPLPARRALAEEAGAIALHPDEALARVREDTKGRGLDCVIEAVGGEATVDAALRLVRPRGVVSVIGVQQAKRFAFPLERAFGAGLTFRVGTCSVPEELPALFPLVRSGRLRPEKYISHRMPLSDGPEAYRLFESREAGALKMVLTPG; from the coding sequence ATGAAAGCCCTGCGATACCACGGCGCCCGTGACGTCCGGTACGAGAGCATGGACGATCCCACGCCCCAGTCGGACCGCGACGCGATCGTCCAGGTCACCGCCTGCTCGATCTGCGGCTCGGACCTGCACATCTATCACGGCCATGGCTTCTCGGAGGACCTCGGGTTCTGCGTCGGCCACGAGGCGGTCGGCGAGGTGGTCGAGGTCGGGCGCGGCGTCCAGCGGCTGAAGGTCGGCGACAAGGTCATGCTGCCGGCTGCGGTGGGCTGCGGGCGTTGCCGCTCGTGCCTGTCGGGGGTGATCCAGACCTGCGAGAACGGCCAGGGCGCCTGCTATGGCCTGTCGGCGCGGCTGCAGGGCTCGCAGGCGGAAGCCGTGCGCGTGCCGGCCGCCGACATGAACGCCGTGCCGGTGCCCGACGGCGTCTCGATGGACCAGGCGCTGATGATGACCGACGCCCTGGCCACGGCCTGGTTCGGGGCTCGCAACGCCGAGGTGCGGCCGGGCGCCAGCGTGGCGGTGATCGGCCTTGGCCCCATCGGCCTGATGGCGGTCGAGAGCGCCTATGTGATGGGTGCGCACGTCGTCTACGCCGTCGATCCCCTGCCCGCTCGCCGGGCGCTGGCGGAGGAGGCCGGCGCCATCGCCCTGCATCCCGACGAGGCCCTGGCGCGCGTGCGCGAGGACACCAAGGGGCGCGGTCTGGACTGCGTGATCGAGGCGGTCGGCGGCGAGGCCACGGTGGATGCGGCCCTGCGCCTGGTGCGGCCGCGCGGCGTGGTTTCGGTGATCGGCGTGCAGCAGGCCAAGCGCTTTGCGTTCCCGCTGGAGCGCGCCTTCGGGGCGGGCCTGACCTTCCGGGTGGGGACCTGCTCGGTGCCCGAGGAACTGCCGGCGCTGTTCCCGCTGGTACGGTCGGGACGCCTGCGCCCCGAGAAATACATCAGCCACCGCATGCCGCTCAGCGACGGGCCTGAGGCCTACCGCCTGTTCGAGAGCCGCGAGGCCGGCGCGCTGAAAATGGTGCTGACGCCGGGGTGA
- a CDS encoding TonB-dependent receptor, whose protein sequence is MRNFAMGARLRRAALLGATMLSGMIAVEAHAQTAPAPAADDSVEAIVVTGYRKSLAQSTVAKRESTGFADAIFAEDIGKFPDSNIAESFNRVPGITITRDITGEGTNVAIRGLGSNFTNVTLNGASIAVASSGATDAQGTDRSVDLSFFPTDLFTKLTVNKSYSASLLEGGAAGNIDMRSARPFDRPGQSLTMNIQGVKADGAGVGGKGSLIASKTWDNFGVLFGVSGQRLKTDTRGYETIGYTNPNLSAAQCGAATGCNPTGGGNWTIPGTVPVGAGGGLVAGTVIDRAFLLANNPGATIQQIDNGLLPRIGRPSASYGNRDRINLVGSLEWRPNDDVNFYVDGMYGYKKTDLVREDIMWIVRNGAVIPLNTKYDKADCSAGCTVTSGTYANSNFFLEFRPYLEKTELWGINPGGEWRINDKLKFEAQANYTKSTFHRESPTFGPVTALGVGTTVEYTANPTGAPTIKSSVDLNNPANFIWNGGRVNMQDEKRWYETKGARAALTWGDEALNVKFGANYDDISRTIRGYDNSQAWQNATCGNNPSIFLPSPNSQPGCQGLNQPGAAPAGYPTYPGYGTGSTSGQTGTLTYGGSLIPTTGLAGYLKPGPAGFVTVDWDKVKQASKYDQFHDNTPESGGSNTGASGGYINEENSAAYTELNGVTQVLESDLRFNVGVRYVHTKQTIGGRVSVADPRNAPATGTLPDGSRYPNITNFVYTENTYSKWLPSASIAYDVSERAVARVAVSETMTRPDPAAQLPGVSFGAPSADQASIGNSALEPYFSKNIDLGFEFYTGQEGLIAVNAFRKSLTGFTQNNVVTQPFSFLAQYGITYDTLNDTQKAAITSRGGPTQAQVQVQSQINVPNKLTINGLEFQWVQPLDFLTSRFGVEGLGVNANATIVDQTSNGPATALGVAKYTYNLTGYYEHNGVSLRLSHVFRKGSQVSGLNQNGIAAAALFADDYKQTDFSSSYDLGKIFGLNNAPQVTFNVTNLTNESLRSYFQYDNATFTYYKPGRTYVLGLRMSF, encoded by the coding sequence ATGCGGAATTTCGCTATGGGCGCGCGTCTGCGCCGCGCCGCGCTGCTGGGCGCCACGATGTTGTCGGGCATGATCGCTGTCGAGGCGCACGCCCAGACCGCGCCGGCGCCGGCCGCCGACGACTCGGTCGAGGCCATCGTCGTCACGGGCTATCGCAAGAGCTTGGCGCAATCGACCGTCGCCAAGCGCGAGAGCACGGGCTTCGCCGACGCGATCTTTGCTGAAGACATCGGCAAGTTCCCCGACTCCAACATCGCCGAGTCGTTCAACCGCGTTCCCGGCATCACCATCACGCGCGACATCACCGGCGAAGGCACGAACGTCGCCATTCGCGGCCTGGGTTCGAACTTCACCAACGTGACGCTGAACGGCGCCTCGATCGCCGTGGCCTCGTCGGGCGCGACCGACGCGCAGGGCACCGACCGCTCGGTCGACCTGTCGTTCTTCCCGACCGACCTCTTCACCAAGCTGACGGTCAATAAGAGCTACTCGGCCAGCCTGCTGGAAGGCGGCGCGGCGGGTAACATCGACATGCGCTCGGCGCGTCCGTTCGATCGTCCCGGCCAGTCCCTGACGATGAACATCCAGGGCGTGAAGGCCGACGGCGCCGGCGTGGGCGGCAAGGGCTCGCTGATCGCCAGCAAGACCTGGGACAATTTCGGCGTCCTGTTCGGGGTTTCGGGCCAGCGCCTGAAGACCGACACCCGCGGCTACGAAACCATCGGCTACACCAACCCGAACCTGTCGGCGGCTCAGTGCGGCGCGGCGACCGGCTGTAACCCCACCGGCGGCGGCAACTGGACGATCCCGGGCACGGTCCCGGTCGGCGCGGGCGGCGGCCTGGTGGCCGGCACGGTCATCGACCGCGCGTTCCTGCTGGCCAACAACCCCGGCGCCACGATCCAGCAGATCGACAACGGCCTCTTGCCGCGCATCGGCCGTCCGTCGGCCTCGTACGGCAACCGCGACCGCATCAACCTGGTCGGCAGCCTCGAGTGGCGTCCCAATGACGACGTCAACTTTTATGTCGACGGCATGTACGGCTACAAGAAGACCGACCTGGTCCGTGAAGACATCATGTGGATCGTCCGCAACGGCGCGGTCATCCCGCTGAACACCAAGTACGACAAGGCCGACTGCTCGGCCGGCTGCACGGTCACGTCCGGCACCTACGCCAACTCGAACTTCTTCCTGGAATTCCGCCCCTATCTCGAGAAGACCGAGCTTTGGGGGATCAATCCGGGCGGCGAATGGCGCATCAACGACAAGCTGAAGTTCGAAGCCCAGGCCAACTACACCAAGAGCACGTTCCACCGCGAAAGCCCGACCTTTGGTCCGGTCACCGCCCTGGGCGTGGGCACCACGGTTGAGTACACCGCCAACCCGACCGGCGCCCCGACCATCAAGAGCAGCGTCGACCTGAACAACCCGGCCAACTTCATCTGGAACGGCGGCCGGGTGAACATGCAGGACGAGAAGCGCTGGTACGAGACCAAGGGCGCGCGCGCCGCGCTCACCTGGGGCGACGAGGCTCTGAACGTGAAGTTCGGCGCCAACTACGACGACATCTCGCGCACCATCCGCGGCTATGACAACAGCCAGGCCTGGCAGAACGCGACCTGCGGCAACAATCCGAGCATCTTCCTGCCCTCGCCGAACAGCCAGCCAGGATGCCAAGGCCTGAACCAGCCCGGCGCCGCGCCGGCCGGTTATCCGACCTATCCGGGCTATGGCACGGGCTCCACGTCGGGTCAGACCGGGACGCTCACCTATGGCGGCTCGCTGATCCCGACCACGGGCCTGGCCGGCTATCTGAAGCCCGGCCCCGCCGGCTTCGTCACGGTCGACTGGGACAAGGTCAAGCAGGCCTCCAAGTACGACCAGTTCCACGACAACACGCCGGAATCGGGCGGCTCCAACACCGGCGCCAGCGGCGGCTACATCAACGAAGAAAACAGCGCGGCCTATACCGAGCTGAACGGCGTGACCCAGGTGCTCGAGAGCGACCTGCGCTTCAACGTCGGCGTCCGCTACGTCCACACCAAGCAGACGATCGGCGGCCGCGTCTCGGTGGCCGATCCGCGCAACGCCCCGGCCACGGGGACGCTGCCGGACGGCTCGCGCTATCCTAACATCACCAACTTCGTTTACACCGAGAACACCTATTCGAAGTGGCTGCCGTCGGCGAGCATCGCCTATGACGTCAGCGAGCGCGCCGTGGCCCGTGTGGCGGTGTCCGAGACGATGACCCGTCCGGATCCGGCCGCCCAGCTGCCGGGCGTCAGCTTCGGCGCCCCGTCGGCCGACCAGGCCTCGATCGGCAACTCGGCCCTCGAGCCCTACTTCTCCAAGAACATCGACCTGGGCTTTGAGTTCTACACCGGCCAGGAAGGCCTGATCGCGGTCAACGCCTTCCGCAAGTCGCTGACCGGCTTCACCCAGAACAACGTGGTGACCCAGCCGTTCTCGTTCCTGGCCCAGTACGGCATCACCTACGACACCCTGAACGACACCCAGAAGGCGGCCATCACCTCGCGCGGTGGTCCGACCCAGGCCCAGGTTCAGGTCCAGTCGCAGATCAACGTGCCCAACAAGCTGACGATCAACGGCCTGGAATTCCAGTGGGTGCAGCCGCTCGACTTCCTGACCAGCCGCTTCGGCGTCGAGGGTCTGGGCGTCAACGCCAACGCCACCATCGTGGACCAGACCAGCAATGGTCCGGCCACCGCGCTGGGCGTGGCCAAGTACACCTACAACCTGACGGGCTACTATGAGCACAACGGCGTCAGCCTGCGTCTCAGCCATGTGTTCCGGAAGGGCTCGCAGGTCAGCGGCCTGAACCAGAACGGCATCGCTGCCGCCGCTCTGTTCGCGGACGACTACAAGCAGACCGACTTCTCCTCGAGCTATGACCTCGGGAAGATCTTCGGCCTGAACAACGCCCCGCAGGTGACCTTCAACGTCACCAACCTGACCAACGAGTCGCTGCGCTCGTACTTCCAGTACGACAACGCGACCTTCACCTACTACAAGCCCGGCCGCACCTATGTTCTGGGCCTGCGGATGAGCTTCTAG
- a CDS encoding DUF4175 family protein — protein sequence MIAALAHLPRAARLRGVLDTLAIGAPAVLAGGVAAWRVAGPLGTLTVGAAGLGVTVWTAWKRTQRFDRAWLTAALDARAPGLEDSSDLLFAPPESLTGLAALQQARLRDRLKEAAALDLRPAWSRRAIATSVTVSAVVIAAAALWPAPGGPGSHQGPAAPAPLAAPHLTGARLRITPPTYTGQRAFEQSSLDVRAPAGSQVAWSLGFLPHPDAATLTLPGETALPLRRDGGRWTGARAFERSALYRIEAPGLPRQRLHRLEMIPDTAPVVRVVTPTTALSFVEPGQTRWTPVFEARDDYGVAATATLKITVTKGEGENITTTERTQTLVGQGEARLKRFPLSLDLRREGLERGGDLIVQLIVRDNRQPAPQTVEGPSVILRWPTAPPPVDGLEGMARKILPVYFRSQRQIIIDAEALLARKARISADKFMDSANGLGEDQAQLRLRYGQFMGEEAEGGGGGVGLALPTSDAPALDLPTNDGPAAPAAKAEAHDDDHDHDHGPGDGHDHGEAEEGSPLGDMDKLLAQFGHAHDSGDAATLFSPSTRATLAQALDAMWDSERALRQGQVQAALPHANRALVLLKTAQQATRIYLARTPPKLPPIDLSRRMSGKRDGIVAGRLAPLVRDPAERPAVAAWRALGQTGPAAAPPNLDALTRWVGANAARLPDALSISAAIDTVRNEPQCQDCRRKLRALLWTALERPTPSVQRRAPVDPRGRLYLDALR from the coding sequence ATGATCGCCGCCCTCGCCCACCTGCCCCGCGCCGCCCGCCTGCGCGGGGTGCTCGACACCCTGGCGATCGGCGCCCCCGCCGTGCTGGCCGGCGGCGTGGCGGCCTGGCGGGTTGCGGGACCACTAGGAACCCTCACCGTCGGCGCGGCGGGTCTGGGCGTCACCGTCTGGACCGCCTGGAAACGCACGCAGCGCTTCGACCGCGCCTGGCTGACCGCCGCCCTCGACGCCCGGGCGCCGGGGCTGGAGGACAGCAGCGACCTCCTCTTCGCGCCGCCCGAAAGCCTGACGGGCCTGGCCGCTCTGCAGCAGGCGCGGCTTCGTGATCGTCTGAAAGAGGCCGCCGCCCTCGACCTGCGCCCGGCCTGGTCCCGCCGCGCCATCGCAACCTCGGTCACCGTCAGCGCCGTCGTCATCGCCGCCGCCGCCCTGTGGCCCGCGCCGGGCGGCCCCGGAAGTCACCAAGGCCCCGCCGCCCCCGCGCCGCTGGCCGCCCCGCACCTGACCGGCGCGCGCCTGCGGATCACCCCGCCGACCTATACCGGCCAGCGAGCGTTCGAGCAGAGCAGCCTCGATGTTCGCGCCCCCGCCGGATCGCAGGTCGCCTGGAGCCTGGGCTTCCTGCCCCATCCCGACGCCGCCACCCTGACCCTGCCGGGCGAGACCGCCCTTCCCTTACGCCGCGACGGCGGCCGCTGGACCGGCGCGCGGGCCTTCGAGCGGTCGGCCCTCTATCGGATCGAGGCCCCCGGCCTGCCCCGCCAGCGCCTGCACCGGCTGGAGATGATCCCCGACACAGCGCCCGTGGTCCGCGTCGTCACCCCGACCACCGCCCTCTCCTTCGTCGAACCCGGCCAGACCCGCTGGACCCCGGTGTTCGAGGCGCGCGACGACTATGGCGTGGCCGCGACCGCCACCCTGAAGATCACCGTCACCAAGGGCGAAGGCGAGAACATCACCACCACCGAGCGGACCCAGACGCTGGTTGGCCAGGGCGAGGCGCGGCTCAAGCGCTTCCCGCTATCGCTGGACCTGCGCCGCGAAGGCCTGGAGCGTGGCGGCGACCTGATCGTCCAGCTGATCGTGCGCGACAACCGCCAGCCCGCCCCGCAGACGGTCGAGGGCCCCAGCGTCATCCTGCGCTGGCCCACCGCCCCGCCCCCGGTCGATGGCCTGGAGGGCATGGCCCGCAAGATCCTGCCGGTCTATTTCCGCAGCCAGCGCCAGATCATCATCGACGCCGAGGCCCTGCTGGCCCGCAAGGCCCGCATCTCGGCCGACAAGTTCATGGACAGCGCCAACGGCCTTGGCGAGGACCAGGCACAGCTGCGCCTGCGCTATGGCCAGTTCATGGGCGAGGAGGCCGAGGGCGGCGGCGGCGGGGTGGGTCTGGCCCTGCCGACCAGCGACGCGCCCGCCCTTGATCTGCCCACCAATGACGGCCCCGCCGCCCCGGCCGCCAAGGCCGAGGCGCACGACGACGACCACGACCATGACCACGGTCCGGGCGACGGCCACGACCACGGCGAGGCGGAAGAGGGCTCGCCGCTGGGCGACATGGACAAGCTGCTGGCTCAGTTCGGCCACGCCCATGACAGCGGCGATGCGGCCACCCTGTTCTCGCCCAGCACCCGCGCCACCCTGGCCCAGGCGCTGGACGCCATGTGGGACTCCGAGCGCGCCCTGCGCCAGGGCCAGGTCCAGGCCGCCCTGCCGCACGCCAACCGGGCGCTTGTTCTGCTGAAGACCGCCCAGCAGGCGACGCGGATCTATCTGGCCCGCACCCCGCCCAAGCTGCCGCCGATCGACCTGTCGCGCCGGATGAGCGGCAAGCGCGACGGCATCGTCGCGGGCCGTCTGGCGCCGCTGGTCCGCGATCCCGCCGAGCGCCCGGCCGTCGCCGCCTGGCGCGCGCTGGGCCAGACGGGTCCGGCCGCCGCCCCGCCGAACCTCGACGCCCTGACCCGCTGGGTCGGGGCCAATGCGGCCCGCCTGCCCGACGCCCTGTCGATCAGCGCCGCCATCGACACGGTCCGCAACGAGCCCCAGTGCCAGGACTGCCGACGCAAGCTGCGCGCCTTGCTGTGGACCGCGCTGGAGCGCCCGACGCCGAGCGTGCAGCGCCGCGCGCCCGTCGACCCGCGCGGCCGCCTCTATCTGGACGCCCTGCGATGA
- a CDS encoding DUF1272 domain-containing protein, with the protein MLELRPNCECCDRDLPPGSDAARICTFEHTFCMDCAERFEDLCPDCGGGLVARPIRPESQLHRYPASLRRVTRGHGAYRAARPSAAPPTPRA; encoded by the coding sequence ATGCTCGAGTTGCGTCCCAATTGCGAATGCTGCGACCGCGATCTGCCGCCGGGCAGCGACGCGGCCCGAATCTGCACCTTCGAGCACACCTTCTGCATGGACTGCGCCGAGCGGTTCGAGGACCTGTGCCCCGATTGCGGCGGCGGGCTGGTGGCCAGACCGATCCGGCCCGAGAGCCAGCTGCACCGCTATCCGGCCTCGCTGCGGCGGGTCACCCGGGGACATGGCGCCTATCGCGCGGCCCGGCCCAGCGCGGCCCCGCCGACCCCCCGCGCCTGA